The following are encoded together in the Flavobacterium sp. TR2 genome:
- the rluF gene encoding 23S rRNA pseudouridine(2604) synthase RluF, whose translation MEENLKRLNKFIGETGYCSRREADKLIEEGRVTVNGTVAEMGTKVSPDDEVRINGKLIVEKNEKMVYLAFNKPVGIECTTNLEVKNNIVDYINYPKRIFPIGRLDKASEGLIFMTNDGDIVNKILRARNNHEKEYTVTVNKPITERFIQRMGNGVPILDTVTKKCKVEQISKYTFKIILTQGLNRQIRRMSEYLGYEVTALKRIRIINISLDVPVGRYRDLTDAEIKELNKLIEPSSKTEEASFPKVENSSSASTPTRRKTFISKHDPRFKKRGDNK comes from the coding sequence ATGGAAGAAAATTTAAAACGTCTTAATAAATTTATTGGAGAAACGGGCTATTGTTCTCGTCGTGAAGCTGATAAATTGATCGAAGAAGGACGCGTGACCGTAAATGGTACTGTTGCAGAAATGGGAACCAAAGTTTCGCCAGATGATGAAGTGCGCATAAACGGAAAATTAATCGTTGAAAAAAACGAAAAAATGGTTTATCTGGCTTTCAATAAACCTGTGGGAATTGAATGCACAACCAATTTAGAAGTCAAAAATAATATTGTTGATTATATTAATTATCCGAAACGAATTTTCCCGATTGGAAGATTGGATAAAGCCAGTGAGGGATTAATCTTCATGACCAATGACGGCGATATCGTCAATAAGATTCTTCGCGCAAGAAACAATCACGAAAAAGAATATACCGTTACGGTAAACAAACCTATTACAGAACGCTTTATTCAGAGAATGGGAAATGGCGTTCCGATTCTAGATACGGTTACTAAAAAGTGTAAAGTAGAACAAATCAGCAAATATACTTTTAAGATCATTCTAACGCAGGGATTAAACCGCCAGATTAGAAGAATGTCTGAATATTTGGGTTATGAAGTTACAGCTTTAAAACGCATTAGAATTATCAATATTTCTTTGGATGTTCCCGTTGGCCGTTATCGTGATTTAACTGATGCTGAAATAAAAGAACTCAATAAACTTATTGAACCTTCAAGCAAAACTGAAGAAGCGAGTTTTCCTAAAGTTGAAAATTCAAGCTCTGCTTCAACTCCAACTAGAAGAAAAACATTTATTTCAAAACATGATCCTCGATTTAAAAAAAGAGGAGATAATAAATAA
- a CDS encoding antibiotic biosynthesis monooxygenase — translation MIAVIFEVVPHEGKKEEYLDIAASLRPELDNIEGFISIERFQSFTDPSKVLSLSFWRDEESIQQWRNLEMHRAAQAKGRNEVFKNYHLRIAAVVRDYGMFDRKETPEDSSAFHDS, via the coding sequence ATGATCGCTGTAATTTTTGAAGTTGTTCCTCATGAAGGAAAGAAAGAAGAGTATCTGGATATTGCAGCTAGTCTGCGTCCAGAATTAGATAACATTGAAGGATTTATTTCGATAGAGCGATTTCAAAGCTTTACCGATCCTTCAAAAGTGCTGTCTTTATCTTTTTGGAGAGATGAAGAAAGCATTCAGCAATGGAGAAATCTTGAAATGCATCGTGCCGCACAAGCTAAAGGCCGAAATGAAGTTTTTAAAAATTATCATTTACGAATTGCAGCTGTAGTGCGTGACTACGGAATGTTCGACAGAAAAGAAACTCCAGAAGACAGTTCGGCTTTTCATGATTCCTAA